The proteins below come from a single Mytilus edulis chromosome 5, xbMytEdul2.2, whole genome shotgun sequence genomic window:
- the LOC139523955 gene encoding zinc finger CCCH domain-containing protein 18-like isoform X1: MEVDTSPSSPPDKQTPVSPQAKDVSLHDSPNDQPQSVGQEDGNTAEVTGDNVDLNMPSSPSSNSKEDHLNGSQQEEQMEFEEKESKLDESQDYDMKSPVSADISTEINASVSQSQASELDICNQSSDIDDKMDALSDLKDSDFDTSRVTDSEEIKSEQLNDSVYADERDTTLVEQDQDSDNQLDLTSSPDKSFLESANNENFDTSTQSPKLTDDQEVKNQESDKSSDEEMPKTIDDQEVKNQESDISSDEENFDSNQEEMTSSNIDIDIENSQPEDGSKEITTENIDKPVSSTNLGQSDESEEKLSEENLVQDGDISSVQELKQTEDIDSPENSDIEKSPQREAKQSPQMDSGNMLDQVSDDGESQDFKNFQSKQNDMLGPTSPVSDESDFEQEETSHGLKKSEIVDAASPVSDNTDSEQEEGQVTQSRNKDSVSGPASPVSDSCDTEQAKSSKQNIDSMLGPASPVSDISDKELGEITESKTIESAFGPTSPVSDLSEVSENKKVDSMIGPASPVSDESDGELEKGETKLSKYDLSGPASPTSEGELSAPSPVSENESFPSDREKGPKSPDGPGSPSEDGEKSQSKVPNGISSFNDRPAQRLEKEYKDISDDDSFSDEEKPPKGILVSEKSAKNKHSEKVRTHISIADDHGELDYMDEDEDEVGKDDKDKFEDSKDGEEKKDQNEREDGEHDSDKDDGEVEDDDDCEEGEIKEPGSRKPFVKPTCRFFMRGLCTWGSNCRFLHPGVNDKGNYRLFEDPGGNSGPPPWEEMEEEDLPPPPPPPPKAAPVESAWERGLRHAKELRKKAHKRKEQEPDFEEKKLNLSVDEEREFNKENDRQNPFYEEQVYDDEYYDKVPLHRTPVEQPPNMWHPAQYENFEVRWNREPEWMPPPYMPREREHFDYPAPRHYSPPHIHRYEKRREIDRRKDYPEERVNNQPQQTFNRPRAADHWQDPWQRSKSPKNNKGRSSRSHSRARRKNRRSHSYSSSFSSSSFSGSSRSGSRSSSYSRSYSRSSSGSRSSSASSKNSRSPSKSPVKRRNVPKKPPKSGPDATKTAGQKSKAPKSPTKRRSSAQATSPKKQPSGAGPPLQPLPPGGRGRGRDRNVPKPAGRGKGRKRSSSGSSYSRSHSSGSSSSRSSSASSISSGSSHSTSTSSGSADSEHLYRGVGGRGSSPSPSPKKKPIKKKKAAPAGNKNKSQRVSRQSSRGDGKGPQGPGLTSKAKDMLKVTGQKPNIKLTLLGNKKASDKPSESGPTGKKRPADSKAGPPAKRQAVNKPPPEPVQNVAPKPVKVKQDKQKSPVVASKPVPAPIPKAAPPKPAVSPTKAPVKPPLAQPAAPKEKKSTLNRREELLKQLKAVEDAIARKRSKMQ, encoded by the exons ATGGAGGTTGATACAAGTCCATCGTCACCACCTGATAAGCAAACTCCTGTTTCACCACAGGCAAAGGATGTCAGCTTACATGATTCACCTAATGATCAACCACAATCAGTAGGACAGGAAGATGGGAACACAGCTGAAGTCACAGGAGACAATGTTGATTTGAATATGCCATCATCTCCAAGTTCTAATTCTAAAGAAGACCATTTAAATGGTTCTCAGCAAGAAGAACAAATGGAATTTGAAGAAAAAGAAAGCAAGTTAGATGAATCACAGGATTATGACATGAAATCTCCAGTTTCAGCTGATATTAGCACAGAAATAAACGCAAGCGTGTCACAATCACAAGCTAGTGAATTAGACATTTGTAATCAAAGTTCAGATATAGACGATAAAATGGATGCTCTGTCAGATTTAAAAGACAGCGACTTTGATACATCACGTGTTACTGACAGTGAAGAGATTAAATCAGAACAGTTGAATGATTCAGTTTATGCAGATGAAAGGGATACAACTCTTGTTGAACAAGACCAGGACTCTGACAATCAATTAGATTTGACAAGTTCACCAGACAAATCTTTTCTTGAATCGGCTAACAATGAGAATTTTGATACCTCAACACAATCACCAAAACTGACTGATGATCAAGAAGTGAAAAATCAGGAGTCCGATAAAAGTTCAGATGAAGAAATGCCAAAAACGATTGATGATCAAGAAGTGAAAAATCAGGAGTCTGATATAAGTTCAGATGAAGAAAATTTTGATAGTAATCAAGAAGAAATGACATCAAGTAACattgatattgatattgaaaattcACAACCAGAAGATGGGTCAAAAGAAATAACCACTGAAAACATTGACAAGCCAGTTTCTAGCACTAATTTAGGTCAAAGTGATGAATCGGAAGAAAAGTTATCTGAAGAAAATCTCGTCCAAGATGGTGATATTTCAAGTGTTCAAGAACTTAAACAAACTGAAGATATTGATTCACCTGAAAACAGTGATATCGAAAAATCACCTCAAAGAGAAGCTAAACAAAGTCCACAAATGGATTCAGGAAATATGTTAGACCAAGTTTCAGATGATGGGGAATCTCaagattttaaaaactttcaatcAAAACAGAATGACATGCTTGGTCCAACCTCTCCAGTTTCAGATGAAAGTGATTTTGAACAAGAAGAAACTTCCCATGGTTTGAAAAAGAGTGAAATTGTAGATGCTGCTTCTCCAGTATCTGATAATACTGACAGTGAACAGGAAGAAGGGCAAGTAACCCAAAGTAGAAATAAAGATTCTGTTTCAGGACCTGCATCCCCAGTATCTGATTCATGTGATACAGAGCAAGCAAAAAGTTCTAAACAAAATATTGACTCTATGTTGGGACCAGCTTCTCCAGTTTCTGATATAAGTGATAAAGAATTAGGGGAAATAACTGAATCAAAGACTATTGAATCTGCATTTGGACCTACTTCCCCTGTGTCTGATTTGAGTGAAGTTagtgaaaataaaaaagttgATTCTATGATTGGACCTGCTTCTCCAGTTTCTGATGAAAGTGATGGGGAACTGGAAAAAGGGGAAACTAAACTCTCTAAATATGATCTCAGTGGACCTGCTTCCCCTACTTCTGAAGGGGAATTGTCTGCCCCTTCTCCTGTGTCTGAAAATGAAAGTTTTCCCAGTGATAGAGAAAAGGGTCCAAAATCGCCAGATGGCCCAGGGTCACCATCAGAAGATGGAGAAAAGTCACAAAGTAAGGTTCCAAATGGCATTTCTTCATTCAATGATCGACCAGCTCAGCGATTGGAGAAGGAATACAAAGACATATCTGACGATGATTCTTTTAGTGATGAAGAAAAACCACCGAAAGGAATTCTAGTCTCTGAAAAAAGTGCTAAAAATAAACATAGTGAAAAAGTTAGGACTCATATTAGTATAGCTGATGATCATGGGGAATTAGATTACATGGACGAAGATGAGGATGAGGTTGGTAAAGATGATAAAGACAAGTTTGAAGACAGCAAAGATGGTGAAGAAAAGAAAGATCAAAATGAACGAGAGGAT GGAGAACATGACTCGGACAAGGATGACGGCGAAGTTGAAGAT GATGATGATTGTGAAGAGGGAGAAATAAAAGAACCTGGTAGTCGGAAGCCATTTGTTAAACCTACATGTAGATTTTTCATGAGAGGACTGTGTACTTGGGGCAGTAATTGTAGATTTTTGCACCCTGGTGTTAATGACAAAG GGAATTACAGACTGTTTGAAGACCCTGGAGGCAATTCAGGACCTCCACCATGGGAAGAG aTGGAAGAAGAAGACTTGCCTCCACCACCTCCACCCCCACCTAAAGCTGCACCTGTAGAGTCTGCATGGGAGAGAGGATTACGACATGCTAAAgaa CTGAGGAAAAAAGCTCACAAAAGAAAAGAACAAGAACCTGACTTTGAAGAAAAGAAACTGAATTTGTCTGTGGATGAAGAGAGAGAATTCAATAAAGAAAATGACAGACAGAATCCCTTTTATGAAGAACAAGT TTATGATGACGAATATTATGATAAAGTGCCATTACATCGTACGCCAGTGGAGCAGCCACCAAATATGTGGCATCCAGCACAGTATGAAAATTTTGAAGTGCGATGGAACAGGGAACCAGAATGGATGCCTCCTCCCTATATGCCTAGA GAAAGAGAACATTTTGATTATCCTGCTCCTCGTCATTATTCACCGCCACATATTCATAG atatgaaaaaagaagagaaattgATCGACGGAAAGATTATCCAGAAGAAAGAGTCAATAATCAACCACAACAAACGTTTAATAGACCCAGAGCTGCTGATCATTGGCAGGATCCATGGCAACG GTCAAAATCTCCCAAAAATAATAAAGGCAGAAGTTCACGAAGTCATTCCAGAGCTCGACGGAAGAATCGTCGTTCACATAGTTATTCATCCTCATTTTCATCCAG TTCATTCTCAGGGTCTTCACGTTCTGGTTCACGGTCTTCATCATACAGTCGTTCATACAGCAGAAGTTCATCAGGCAGTCGTTCATCATCAGCTAGTTCAAA AAATTCAAGATCACCATCCAAGAGCCCAGTAAAAAGACGTAATGTTCCTAAGAAACCTCCAAAGTCTGG ACCAGATGCTACTAAAACTGCAGGTCAGAAGTCAAAAGCACCGAAGAGTCCAACAAAAAGACGATCCAGTGCACAGGCAACGTCTCCTAAGAAACAACCCTCGGGAGCTGGCCCTCCTTTGCAACCTTTACCCCCAGGAGGACGGGGGAGAGGCAGAGACAGAAATGTTCCTAAGCCTGCAGG GAGAGGAAAAGGTAGAAAAAGGAGTTCAAGTGGAAGCAGTTACTCAAGAAGTCACTCATCAGGGTCATCTTCATCCCGATCATCTAGTGCTAGTAGTATATCATCGGGAAGTAGTCATTCAACAAGTACCTCTAGTGGTAGTGCCGACTCTGAACATTTATACAGAGGAGTTGGAGGTCGTGGCAGTTCTCCATCACCTTCTCCCAAGAAAAAAC ccattaaaaagaaaaaagctGCACCTGCTGGCAACAAGAATAAATCACAAAGAGTATCAAGACAAAGTAGTCGGGGAGATGGTAAAGGTCCTCAAGGTCCTGGATTAACCAGCAAGGCTAAAGATATGTTAAAGGTCACAGGTCAAAAGCCAAATATTAAACTTACACTTCTAGGCAATAAAAAG gcTAGTGATAAACCATCAGAGTCTGGTCCAACAGGGAAGAAACGTCCAGCAGATAGCAAAGCAGGACCTCCTGCCAAAAGACAAGCAGTCAACAAACCTCCTCCTGAACCGGTTCAAA ATGTTGCTCCAAAACCTGTTAAAGTTAAACAAGACAAACAGAAATCACCTGTTGTTGCCAGTAAACCAGTGCCGGCACCCATTCCTAAGGCAGCTCCTCCAAAGCCAGCAGTATCTCCAACAAAGGCACCAGTAAAACCGCCACTTGCACAACCTGCTGCACCAAAGGAGAAAAAGAGCACGCTTAATCGAAGAGAGGAActgttaaaacaattgaaagctgTAGAAGATGCTATAGCCAGAAAACGCTCAAAGATGCAATAG
- the LOC139523955 gene encoding zinc finger CCCH domain-containing protein 18-like isoform X2, with translation MEVDTSPSSPPDKQTPVSPQAKDVSLHDSPNDQPQSVGQEDGNTAEVTGDNVDLNMPSSPSSNSKEDHLNGSQQEEQMEFEEKESKLDESQDYDMKSPVSADISTEINASVSQSQASELDICNQSSDIDDKMDALSDLKDSDFDTSRVTDSEEIKSEQLNDSVYADERDTTLVEQDQDSDNQLDLTSSPDKSFLESANNENFDTSTQSPKLTDDQEVKNQESDKSSDEEMPKTIDDQEVKNQESDISSDEENFDSNQEEMTSSNIDIDIENSQPEDGSKEITTENIDKPVSSTNLGQSDESEEKLSEENLVQDGDISSVQELKQTEDIDSPENSDIEKSPQREAKQSPQMDSGNMLDQVSDDGESQDFKNFQSKQNDMLGPTSPVSDESDFEQEETSHGLKKSEIVDAASPVSDNTDSEQEEGQVTQSRNKDSVSGPASPVSDSCDTEQAKSSKQNIDSMLGPASPVSDISDKELGEITESKTIESAFGPTSPVSDLSEVSENKKVDSMIGPASPVSDESDGELEKGETKLSKYDLSGPASPTSEGELSAPSPVSENESFPSDREKGPKSPDGPGSPSEDGEKSQSKVPNGISSFNDRPAQRLEKEYKDISDDDSFSDEEKPPKGILVSEKSAKNKHSEKVRTHISIADDHGELDYMDEDEDEVGKDDKDKFEDSKDGEEKKDQNEREDGEHDSDKDDGEVEDDDDCEEGEIKEPGSRKPFVKPTCRFFMRGLCTWGSNCRFLHPGVNDKGNYRLFEDPGGNSGPPPWEEMEEEDLPPPPPPPPKAAPVESAWERGLRHAKELRKKAHKRKEQEPDFEEKKLNLSVDEEREFNKENDRQNPFYEEQVYDDEYYDKVPLHRTPVEQPPNMWHPAQYENFEVRWNREPEWMPPPYMPREREHFDYPAPRHYSPPHIHRYEKRREIDRRKDYPEERVNNQPQQTFNRPRAADHWQDPWQRSKSPKNNKGRSSRSHSRARRKNRRSHSYSSSFSSSSFSGSSRSGSRSSSYSRSYSRSSSGSRSSSASSKRMRFLRPDATKTAGQKSKAPKSPTKRRSSAQATSPKKQPSGAGPPLQPLPPGGRGRGRDRNVPKPAGRGKGRKRSSSGSSYSRSHSSGSSSSRSSSASSISSGSSHSTSTSSGSADSEHLYRGVGGRGSSPSPSPKKKPIKKKKAAPAGNKNKSQRVSRQSSRGDGKGPQGPGLTSKAKDMLKVTGQKPNIKLTLLGNKKASDKPSESGPTGKKRPADSKAGPPAKRQAVNKPPPEPVQNVAPKPVKVKQDKQKSPVVASKPVPAPIPKAAPPKPAVSPTKAPVKPPLAQPAAPKEKKSTLNRREELLKQLKAVEDAIARKRSKMQ, from the exons ATGGAGGTTGATACAAGTCCATCGTCACCACCTGATAAGCAAACTCCTGTTTCACCACAGGCAAAGGATGTCAGCTTACATGATTCACCTAATGATCAACCACAATCAGTAGGACAGGAAGATGGGAACACAGCTGAAGTCACAGGAGACAATGTTGATTTGAATATGCCATCATCTCCAAGTTCTAATTCTAAAGAAGACCATTTAAATGGTTCTCAGCAAGAAGAACAAATGGAATTTGAAGAAAAAGAAAGCAAGTTAGATGAATCACAGGATTATGACATGAAATCTCCAGTTTCAGCTGATATTAGCACAGAAATAAACGCAAGCGTGTCACAATCACAAGCTAGTGAATTAGACATTTGTAATCAAAGTTCAGATATAGACGATAAAATGGATGCTCTGTCAGATTTAAAAGACAGCGACTTTGATACATCACGTGTTACTGACAGTGAAGAGATTAAATCAGAACAGTTGAATGATTCAGTTTATGCAGATGAAAGGGATACAACTCTTGTTGAACAAGACCAGGACTCTGACAATCAATTAGATTTGACAAGTTCACCAGACAAATCTTTTCTTGAATCGGCTAACAATGAGAATTTTGATACCTCAACACAATCACCAAAACTGACTGATGATCAAGAAGTGAAAAATCAGGAGTCCGATAAAAGTTCAGATGAAGAAATGCCAAAAACGATTGATGATCAAGAAGTGAAAAATCAGGAGTCTGATATAAGTTCAGATGAAGAAAATTTTGATAGTAATCAAGAAGAAATGACATCAAGTAACattgatattgatattgaaaattcACAACCAGAAGATGGGTCAAAAGAAATAACCACTGAAAACATTGACAAGCCAGTTTCTAGCACTAATTTAGGTCAAAGTGATGAATCGGAAGAAAAGTTATCTGAAGAAAATCTCGTCCAAGATGGTGATATTTCAAGTGTTCAAGAACTTAAACAAACTGAAGATATTGATTCACCTGAAAACAGTGATATCGAAAAATCACCTCAAAGAGAAGCTAAACAAAGTCCACAAATGGATTCAGGAAATATGTTAGACCAAGTTTCAGATGATGGGGAATCTCaagattttaaaaactttcaatcAAAACAGAATGACATGCTTGGTCCAACCTCTCCAGTTTCAGATGAAAGTGATTTTGAACAAGAAGAAACTTCCCATGGTTTGAAAAAGAGTGAAATTGTAGATGCTGCTTCTCCAGTATCTGATAATACTGACAGTGAACAGGAAGAAGGGCAAGTAACCCAAAGTAGAAATAAAGATTCTGTTTCAGGACCTGCATCCCCAGTATCTGATTCATGTGATACAGAGCAAGCAAAAAGTTCTAAACAAAATATTGACTCTATGTTGGGACCAGCTTCTCCAGTTTCTGATATAAGTGATAAAGAATTAGGGGAAATAACTGAATCAAAGACTATTGAATCTGCATTTGGACCTACTTCCCCTGTGTCTGATTTGAGTGAAGTTagtgaaaataaaaaagttgATTCTATGATTGGACCTGCTTCTCCAGTTTCTGATGAAAGTGATGGGGAACTGGAAAAAGGGGAAACTAAACTCTCTAAATATGATCTCAGTGGACCTGCTTCCCCTACTTCTGAAGGGGAATTGTCTGCCCCTTCTCCTGTGTCTGAAAATGAAAGTTTTCCCAGTGATAGAGAAAAGGGTCCAAAATCGCCAGATGGCCCAGGGTCACCATCAGAAGATGGAGAAAAGTCACAAAGTAAGGTTCCAAATGGCATTTCTTCATTCAATGATCGACCAGCTCAGCGATTGGAGAAGGAATACAAAGACATATCTGACGATGATTCTTTTAGTGATGAAGAAAAACCACCGAAAGGAATTCTAGTCTCTGAAAAAAGTGCTAAAAATAAACATAGTGAAAAAGTTAGGACTCATATTAGTATAGCTGATGATCATGGGGAATTAGATTACATGGACGAAGATGAGGATGAGGTTGGTAAAGATGATAAAGACAAGTTTGAAGACAGCAAAGATGGTGAAGAAAAGAAAGATCAAAATGAACGAGAGGAT GGAGAACATGACTCGGACAAGGATGACGGCGAAGTTGAAGAT GATGATGATTGTGAAGAGGGAGAAATAAAAGAACCTGGTAGTCGGAAGCCATTTGTTAAACCTACATGTAGATTTTTCATGAGAGGACTGTGTACTTGGGGCAGTAATTGTAGATTTTTGCACCCTGGTGTTAATGACAAAG GGAATTACAGACTGTTTGAAGACCCTGGAGGCAATTCAGGACCTCCACCATGGGAAGAG aTGGAAGAAGAAGACTTGCCTCCACCACCTCCACCCCCACCTAAAGCTGCACCTGTAGAGTCTGCATGGGAGAGAGGATTACGACATGCTAAAgaa CTGAGGAAAAAAGCTCACAAAAGAAAAGAACAAGAACCTGACTTTGAAGAAAAGAAACTGAATTTGTCTGTGGATGAAGAGAGAGAATTCAATAAAGAAAATGACAGACAGAATCCCTTTTATGAAGAACAAGT TTATGATGACGAATATTATGATAAAGTGCCATTACATCGTACGCCAGTGGAGCAGCCACCAAATATGTGGCATCCAGCACAGTATGAAAATTTTGAAGTGCGATGGAACAGGGAACCAGAATGGATGCCTCCTCCCTATATGCCTAGA GAAAGAGAACATTTTGATTATCCTGCTCCTCGTCATTATTCACCGCCACATATTCATAG atatgaaaaaagaagagaaattgATCGACGGAAAGATTATCCAGAAGAAAGAGTCAATAATCAACCACAACAAACGTTTAATAGACCCAGAGCTGCTGATCATTGGCAGGATCCATGGCAACG GTCAAAATCTCCCAAAAATAATAAAGGCAGAAGTTCACGAAGTCATTCCAGAGCTCGACGGAAGAATCGTCGTTCACATAGTTATTCATCCTCATTTTCATCCAG TTCATTCTCAGGGTCTTCACGTTCTGGTTCACGGTCTTCATCATACAGTCGTTCATACAGCAGAAGTTCATCAGGCAGTCGTTCATCATCAGCTAGTTCAAA ACGTATGAGATTTCTCAG ACCAGATGCTACTAAAACTGCAGGTCAGAAGTCAAAAGCACCGAAGAGTCCAACAAAAAGACGATCCAGTGCACAGGCAACGTCTCCTAAGAAACAACCCTCGGGAGCTGGCCCTCCTTTGCAACCTTTACCCCCAGGAGGACGGGGGAGAGGCAGAGACAGAAATGTTCCTAAGCCTGCAGG GAGAGGAAAAGGTAGAAAAAGGAGTTCAAGTGGAAGCAGTTACTCAAGAAGTCACTCATCAGGGTCATCTTCATCCCGATCATCTAGTGCTAGTAGTATATCATCGGGAAGTAGTCATTCAACAAGTACCTCTAGTGGTAGTGCCGACTCTGAACATTTATACAGAGGAGTTGGAGGTCGTGGCAGTTCTCCATCACCTTCTCCCAAGAAAAAAC ccattaaaaagaaaaaagctGCACCTGCTGGCAACAAGAATAAATCACAAAGAGTATCAAGACAAAGTAGTCGGGGAGATGGTAAAGGTCCTCAAGGTCCTGGATTAACCAGCAAGGCTAAAGATATGTTAAAGGTCACAGGTCAAAAGCCAAATATTAAACTTACACTTCTAGGCAATAAAAAG gcTAGTGATAAACCATCAGAGTCTGGTCCAACAGGGAAGAAACGTCCAGCAGATAGCAAAGCAGGACCTCCTGCCAAAAGACAAGCAGTCAACAAACCTCCTCCTGAACCGGTTCAAA ATGTTGCTCCAAAACCTGTTAAAGTTAAACAAGACAAACAGAAATCACCTGTTGTTGCCAGTAAACCAGTGCCGGCACCCATTCCTAAGGCAGCTCCTCCAAAGCCAGCAGTATCTCCAACAAAGGCACCAGTAAAACCGCCACTTGCACAACCTGCTGCACCAAAGGAGAAAAAGAGCACGCTTAATCGAAGAGAGGAActgttaaaacaattgaaagctgTAGAAGATGCTATAGCCAGAAAACGCTCAAAGATGCAATAG